The Watersipora subatra chromosome 1, tzWatSuba1.1, whole genome shotgun sequence genome has a window encoding:
- the LOC137385657 gene encoding collagen alpha-1(I) chain-like isoform X2: protein MRLDATTCLTTFVLITYATAVPRQQGDKYQSDQAQQIHNIQSDQYAPPPAQYGAGPMGPRGEPGPSGAAGAQGFPGPRGESGDAGPPGAPGMRGPVGMPGATGKDGSRGNDGKSGAPGMNGPPGARGAPGMPGMPGPKGDRGLTGAQGEKGDTGVDGPKGPSGSVGHTGAPGVAGPAGQPGDRGRVGPPGPPGMRGPTGIAGPPGNTGDLGMPGPPGVTGAPGPKGGEGNRGQKGRAGAQGARGNPGKMGQAGVVGRTGNDGENGMDGDPGLDGAPGPEGPQGFTGPMGATGAAGAPGEPGDRGPMGEQGMVGAIGSPGMRGMPGPAGGDGAPGPKGLPGPTGRDGAPGARGATGERGPSGANGESGDTGATGEQGYMGRPGRRGLPGSPGNDGDPGIPGLPGFDGEDGKVGRPGEPGPMGPTGSPGRAGDAGPTGVRGAPGMQGPQGARGPVGDTGLNGEPGDQGPIGEPGDQGPRGMEGVAGPNGYPGPRGEQGPPGDDGEPGDIGAIGAQGAQGAQGPDGEAGFPGDVGLNGDNGRMGQRGLPGTPGEMGFRGENGPPGVPGEIGDTGYPGLTGVRGSPGEQGFPGPDGDIGPEGQAGDDGRDGYPGPVGPPGPMGEPGVDGPDGNPGANGVQGPPGPAGAPGKRGPQGDQGFQGEQGLPGEQGAEGGQGARGAQGKRGEVGDVGPKGEEGPEGENGKDGAQGDPGPRGPTGKVGEEGLPGIPGPNGRNGNTGMPGFSGPPGETGPQGDEGAPGMVGAMGHPGVPGMMGAPGEAGLEGPVGLPGDIGETGAPGAVGPQGEEGAPGAAGAEGEVGRAGAPGPRGDAGAAGHDGRDGSTGPIGPPGVVGPIGAPGERGAPGNNGMDGQPGKPGRNGDKGPIGTPGIPGLVGMPGPAGNAGPKGPQGDRGARGDMGQTGSVGEAGPHGPPGPLGPEGAPGNQGEAGDNGDPGDRGFQGAIGPPGQPGPQGPMGEQGEVGPMGLPGPRGSTGLTGQPGMPGRTGVMGPQGMPGKTGDVGDDGRRGGTGISGPPGVPGSAPSFSPQVMMSMFRGGSGSKGYQMDDSNVYNNDDVLDIVQTVEAMAKPKGSKDSPARTCKHLAEAYPELNDGEYWIDPNLGNSKDALLVNCKISTGETCIIPKPTTIRRDQLYREGSGHIWLSEMNQGSILTYKMDKVQLNFLQLLSSEATQQLTVGCYNTISYFTSDNSTSEQAVKFMTNDDRELSPHGSSKFTYNVISDSCQTRDSWGQAVFEIKTKRSQRLPIIDFATYITADISQQIELGVGDVCFH, encoded by the exons ATGAGGTTAGACGCCACGACGTGTCTCACGACTTTTGTCTTGATCACATATGCTACTGCTGTGCCGCGACAACAAG GTGATAAATATCAAAGTGACCAAGCTCAACAA ATACACAATATACAGAGTGACCAATATGCTCCTCCTCCCGCGCAGTACGGAGCT GGTCCCATGGGACCTCGAGGCGAGCCTGGACCATCTGGTGCAGCAGGAGCTCAAGGTTTTCCTGGACCAAGGGGAGAAAGTGGAGATGCTGGACCCCCTGGAGCACCTGGAATGAGAGGACCAGTGGGTATGCCTGGTGCTACTGGTAAAGATGGCAGCAGAGGAAATGATGGAAAATCAGGAGCACCTGGTATGAATGGTCCACCTGGCGCGCGTGGAGCTCCTG GTATGCCAGGAATGCCTGGTCCTAAAGGAGACCGTGGTCTCACTGGTGCACAAGGAGAAAAAGGTGACACTGGAGTTGACGGTCCTAAAGGACCAAGTGGTTCTGTCGGTCACACTGGTGCACCAGGAGTTGCG GGACCTGCAGGGCAGCCTGGTGACAGAGGAAGAGTTGGACCACCAGGACCTCCTGGAATGCGTGGACCTACAGGAATAGCCGGACCCCCAGGAAACACCGGTGACCTTGGAATGCCTGGACCACCTGGTGTGACTGGTGCCCCTGGACCTAAAGGAGGCGAAGGAAATCGTGGCCAGAAGGGGCGCGCAG GAGCACAAGGAGCTCGTGGAAACCCTGGAAAGATGGGACAAGCAGGAGTAGTTGGTCGAACTGGTAATGATGGAGAAAATGGTATGGATGGTGATCCAGGTCTTGATGGAGCTCCTGGACCCGAGGGACCACAGGGATTCACAGGTCCCATGGGAGCCACTGGCGCAGCTGGTGCTCCTGGAGAGCCAGGAGACCGAGGTCCGATG GGAGAACAAGGTATGGTCGGTGCCATTGGAAGTCCAGGAATGCGTGGCATGCCAGGACCCGCTGGAGGAGATGGTGCACCAGGACCTAAAGGTCTCCCTGGACCTACTG GTCGAGATGGTGCTCCCGGAGCAAGAGGAGCTACCGGAGAGAGGGGACCTTCCGGCGCAAATGGAGAATCTGGAGATACG GGAGCTACTGGAGAACAGGGTTATATGGGACGACCAGGACGCAGAGGTCTACCTGGATCCCCAGGAAATGATGGAGATCCTGGAATACCCGGTCTTCCTGGATTTGATGGAGAAGATGGCAAAGTAGGACGTCCTGGCGAGCCTGGCCCTATGGGACCAACAg GTTCTCCTGGTCGAGCCGGCGACGCTGGACCAACCGGAGTTCGTGGTGCTCCGGGTATGCAAGGTCCTCAGGGAGCACGTGGGCCAGTTGGAGACACTGGGCTAAATGGAGAGCCTGGAGATCAAGGTCCCATTGGTGAACCG GGAGATCAAGGACCTAGAGGTATGGAAGGAGTTGCTGGTCCTAACGGATATCCAGGACCACGTGGAGAACAGGGACCTCCCGGTGATGATGGAGAGCCCGGTGACATTGGTGCCATTGGAGCACAAGGGGCACAAGGAGCTCAAG GACCTGATGGTGAGGCTGGTTTCCCGGGAGATGTAGGACTTAATGGAGATAATGGAAGGATGGGTCAACGTGGACTTCCTGGAACTCCTGGTGAAATGGGATTCAGGGGTGAAAATGGACCACCTGGTGTACCAGGAGAGATTGGTGATACAGGCTATCCAGGATTAACTGGTGTCAGAGGCAGTCCCGGAGAGCAGGGATTTCCAG GGCCTGATGGAGACATTGGACCAGAGGGACAGGCTGGAGATGATGGTAGAGATGGGTATCCGGGTCCAGTAGGACCACCTGGCCCAATGGGTGAGCCCGGAGTTGATGGGCCAGATGGCAATCCTGGTGCCAATGGTGTGCAGGGACCACCTGGACCAGCTGGTGCTCCTGGCAAGCGTGGACCACAG GGAGATCAAGGCTTCCAAGGAGAGCAAGGTTTGCCTGGAGAGCAAGGAGCTGAAGGAGGACAAGGAGCGAGAGGCGCTCAAGGAAAGAGAGGAGAAGTAGGAGATGTTGGACCTAAGGGAGAAGAAGGACCCGAAG GCGAGAATGGTAAAGATGGAGCTCAAGGTGATCCTGGTCCCAGAGGACCAACAGGAAAGGTTGGAGAGGAAGGACTACCAGGAATCCCAGGCCCTAATGGTCGAAATGGCAACACTGGTATGCCAGGATTTTCAGGACCCCCTGGAGAGACAGGACCACAAGGTGACGAAGGTGCTCCTGGTATGGTTGGAGCTATGGGACACCCCGGTGTGCCAGGAATGATG GGGGCACCAGGAGAGGCTGGTTTGGAAGGACCTGTTGGCTTGCCTGGAGACATCGGTGAAACTGGAGCTCCTGGCGCAGTTGGACCACAAGGCGAAGAAGGAGCACCCGGAGCAGCTGGTGCTGAAGGAGAGGTTGGCAGAGCAGGCGCGCCTGGACCCCGA GGTGACGCTGGAGCAGCTGGACATGATGGCCGTGATGGCTCTACTGGTCCCATTGGACCACCAGGAGTTGTTGGACCCATCGGTGCTCCAGGAGAGCGTGGAGCTCCGGGTAACAATGGTATGGATGGCCAACCTGGCAAACCTGGTAGAAATGGTGACAAAGGGCCCATCGGCACCCCAG GAATACCTGGCTTGGTTGGCATGCCAGGACCTGCGGGTAACGCTGGACCTAAAGGACCCCAAGGAGATAGAGGAGCACGTGGTGACATGGGACAGACCGGCTCTGTTGGTGAAGCAG GTCCACATGGTCCACCTGGGCCATTAGGTCCAGAAGGAGCCCCCGGAAATCAGGGAGAGGCTGGAGATAATGGTGATCCTGGTGACCGAGGTTTCCAAGGTGCTATTGGCCCACCTGGACAACCAGGACCTCAG GGACCAATGGGTGAACAAGGAGAAGTTGGACCTATGGGACTTCCTGGACCCCGTGGTTCTACCGGTTTAACTGGACAACCTGGTATGCCTGGCAGAACTGGAGTCATGGGACCTCAGGGCATGCCCGGAAAAACTGGAGATGTTGGTGATGATGGTCGTCGTGGTGGCACTGGTATATCTGGTCCTCCAGGAGTTCCAGGATCTGCTCCTTCCTTTTCTCCTCAGGTTATGATGAGCATGTTCAGAGGAGGATCTGGTTCCAAAGGCTATCAAATGGACGACAGCAATGTCTATAACAATGACGATGTCCTTGATATCGTCCAAACTGTAGAAG CCATGGCCAAACCAAAGGGAAGCAAAGACTCTCCAGCTAGAACATGCAAACACCTCGCCGAGGCCTACCCTGAGTTGAACGATGGTGAATACTGGATTGATCCTAACCTTGGCAACAG CAAGGACGCTCTTCTAGTCAACTGTAAGATATCCACTGGAGAGACTTGCATCATTCCTAAACCAACCACTATTCGCAGGGATCAACTATATAGAGAGGGCAGTGGACACATCTGGCTTTCAGAAATGAACCAGGGCTCTATC CTCACATACAAAATGGACAAAGTCCAACTGAACTTCCTTCAGCTGCTGAGTTCAGAGGCCACACAACAGCTAACTGTTGGCTGCTATAACACAATAAGCTACTTCACTAGTGACAACTCAACCTCAGAACAGGCAGTCAAATTCATGACTAATGATGACagggagttgtctcctcatggTAGCAGCAAATTCACCTACAATGTCATCTCAGACTCATGCCAG ACAAGAGATTCTTGGGGGCAGGCTGTATTCGAAATAAAGACCAAGAGATCGCAACGGCTTCCCATCATTGACTTTGCAACATACATAACAGCAGATATATCACAGCAGATCGAGCTGGGAGTTGGTGATGTTTGCTTCCACTAA
- the LOC137385657 gene encoding collagen alpha-1(II) chain-like isoform X1, translating to MRLDATTCLTTFVLITYATAVPRQQGDKYQSDQAQQIHNIQSDQYAPPPAQYGAGPMGPRGEPGPSGAAGAQGFPGPRGESGDAGPPGAPGMRGPVGMPGATGKDGSRGNDGKSGAPGMNGPPGARGAPGMPGMPGPKGDRGLTGAQGEKGDTGVDGPKGPSGSVGHTGAPGVAGPAGQPGDRGRVGPPGPPGMRGPTGIAGPPGNTGDLGMPGPPGVTGAPGPKGGEGNRGQKGRAGAQGARGNPGKMGQAGVVGRTGNDGENGMDGDPGLDGAPGPEGPQGFTGPMGATGAAGAPGEPGDRGPMGEQGMVGAIGSPGMRGMPGPAGGDGAPGPKGLPGPTGERGDVGAPGAPGAQGIQGQPGNIGQSGRDGAPGARGATGERGPSGANGESGDTGATGEQGYMGRPGRRGLPGSPGNDGDPGIPGLPGFDGEDGKVGRPGEPGPMGPTGSPGRAGDAGPTGVRGAPGMQGPQGARGPVGDTGLNGEPGDQGPIGEPGDQGPRGMEGVAGPNGYPGPRGEQGPPGDDGEPGDIGAIGAQGAQGAQGPDGEAGFPGDVGLNGDNGRMGQRGLPGTPGEMGFRGENGPPGVPGEIGDTGYPGLTGVRGSPGEQGFPGPDGDIGPEGQAGDDGRDGYPGPVGPPGPMGEPGVDGPDGNPGANGVQGPPGPAGAPGKRGPQGDQGFQGEQGLPGEQGAEGGQGARGAQGKRGEVGDVGPKGEEGPEGENGKDGAQGDPGPRGPTGKVGEEGLPGIPGPNGRNGNTGMPGFSGPPGETGPQGDEGAPGMVGAMGHPGVPGMMGAPGEAGLEGPVGLPGDIGETGAPGAVGPQGEEGAPGAAGAEGEVGRAGAPGPRGDAGAAGHDGRDGSTGPIGPPGVVGPIGAPGERGAPGNNGMDGQPGKPGRNGDKGPIGTPGIPGLVGMPGPAGNAGPKGPQGDRGARGDMGQTGSVGEAGPHGPPGPLGPEGAPGNQGEAGDNGDPGDRGFQGAIGPPGQPGPQGPMGEQGEVGPMGLPGPRGSTGLTGQPGMPGRTGVMGPQGMPGKTGDVGDDGRRGGTGISGPPGVPGSAPSFSPQVMMSMFRGGSGSKGYQMDDSNVYNNDDVLDIVQTVEAMAKPKGSKDSPARTCKHLAEAYPELNDGEYWIDPNLGNSKDALLVNCKISTGETCIIPKPTTIRRDQLYREGSGHIWLSEMNQGSILTYKMDKVQLNFLQLLSSEATQQLTVGCYNTISYFTSDNSTSEQAVKFMTNDDRELSPHGSSKFTYNVISDSCQTRDSWGQAVFEIKTKRSQRLPIIDFATYITADISQQIELGVGDVCFH from the exons ATGAGGTTAGACGCCACGACGTGTCTCACGACTTTTGTCTTGATCACATATGCTACTGCTGTGCCGCGACAACAAG GTGATAAATATCAAAGTGACCAAGCTCAACAA ATACACAATATACAGAGTGACCAATATGCTCCTCCTCCCGCGCAGTACGGAGCT GGTCCCATGGGACCTCGAGGCGAGCCTGGACCATCTGGTGCAGCAGGAGCTCAAGGTTTTCCTGGACCAAGGGGAGAAAGTGGAGATGCTGGACCCCCTGGAGCACCTGGAATGAGAGGACCAGTGGGTATGCCTGGTGCTACTGGTAAAGATGGCAGCAGAGGAAATGATGGAAAATCAGGAGCACCTGGTATGAATGGTCCACCTGGCGCGCGTGGAGCTCCTG GTATGCCAGGAATGCCTGGTCCTAAAGGAGACCGTGGTCTCACTGGTGCACAAGGAGAAAAAGGTGACACTGGAGTTGACGGTCCTAAAGGACCAAGTGGTTCTGTCGGTCACACTGGTGCACCAGGAGTTGCG GGACCTGCAGGGCAGCCTGGTGACAGAGGAAGAGTTGGACCACCAGGACCTCCTGGAATGCGTGGACCTACAGGAATAGCCGGACCCCCAGGAAACACCGGTGACCTTGGAATGCCTGGACCACCTGGTGTGACTGGTGCCCCTGGACCTAAAGGAGGCGAAGGAAATCGTGGCCAGAAGGGGCGCGCAG GAGCACAAGGAGCTCGTGGAAACCCTGGAAAGATGGGACAAGCAGGAGTAGTTGGTCGAACTGGTAATGATGGAGAAAATGGTATGGATGGTGATCCAGGTCTTGATGGAGCTCCTGGACCCGAGGGACCACAGGGATTCACAGGTCCCATGGGAGCCACTGGCGCAGCTGGTGCTCCTGGAGAGCCAGGAGACCGAGGTCCGATG GGAGAACAAGGTATGGTCGGTGCCATTGGAAGTCCAGGAATGCGTGGCATGCCAGGACCCGCTGGAGGAGATGGTGCACCAGGACCTAAAGGTCTCCCTGGACCTACTGGTGAGAGAGGAGATGTTGGAGCACCCGGTGCACCAGGTGCTCAAGGTATACAAGGTCAACCCGGAAACATCGGTCAATCAG GTCGAGATGGTGCTCCCGGAGCAAGAGGAGCTACCGGAGAGAGGGGACCTTCCGGCGCAAATGGAGAATCTGGAGATACG GGAGCTACTGGAGAACAGGGTTATATGGGACGACCAGGACGCAGAGGTCTACCTGGATCCCCAGGAAATGATGGAGATCCTGGAATACCCGGTCTTCCTGGATTTGATGGAGAAGATGGCAAAGTAGGACGTCCTGGCGAGCCTGGCCCTATGGGACCAACAg GTTCTCCTGGTCGAGCCGGCGACGCTGGACCAACCGGAGTTCGTGGTGCTCCGGGTATGCAAGGTCCTCAGGGAGCACGTGGGCCAGTTGGAGACACTGGGCTAAATGGAGAGCCTGGAGATCAAGGTCCCATTGGTGAACCG GGAGATCAAGGACCTAGAGGTATGGAAGGAGTTGCTGGTCCTAACGGATATCCAGGACCACGTGGAGAACAGGGACCTCCCGGTGATGATGGAGAGCCCGGTGACATTGGTGCCATTGGAGCACAAGGGGCACAAGGAGCTCAAG GACCTGATGGTGAGGCTGGTTTCCCGGGAGATGTAGGACTTAATGGAGATAATGGAAGGATGGGTCAACGTGGACTTCCTGGAACTCCTGGTGAAATGGGATTCAGGGGTGAAAATGGACCACCTGGTGTACCAGGAGAGATTGGTGATACAGGCTATCCAGGATTAACTGGTGTCAGAGGCAGTCCCGGAGAGCAGGGATTTCCAG GGCCTGATGGAGACATTGGACCAGAGGGACAGGCTGGAGATGATGGTAGAGATGGGTATCCGGGTCCAGTAGGACCACCTGGCCCAATGGGTGAGCCCGGAGTTGATGGGCCAGATGGCAATCCTGGTGCCAATGGTGTGCAGGGACCACCTGGACCAGCTGGTGCTCCTGGCAAGCGTGGACCACAG GGAGATCAAGGCTTCCAAGGAGAGCAAGGTTTGCCTGGAGAGCAAGGAGCTGAAGGAGGACAAGGAGCGAGAGGCGCTCAAGGAAAGAGAGGAGAAGTAGGAGATGTTGGACCTAAGGGAGAAGAAGGACCCGAAG GCGAGAATGGTAAAGATGGAGCTCAAGGTGATCCTGGTCCCAGAGGACCAACAGGAAAGGTTGGAGAGGAAGGACTACCAGGAATCCCAGGCCCTAATGGTCGAAATGGCAACACTGGTATGCCAGGATTTTCAGGACCCCCTGGAGAGACAGGACCACAAGGTGACGAAGGTGCTCCTGGTATGGTTGGAGCTATGGGACACCCCGGTGTGCCAGGAATGATG GGGGCACCAGGAGAGGCTGGTTTGGAAGGACCTGTTGGCTTGCCTGGAGACATCGGTGAAACTGGAGCTCCTGGCGCAGTTGGACCACAAGGCGAAGAAGGAGCACCCGGAGCAGCTGGTGCTGAAGGAGAGGTTGGCAGAGCAGGCGCGCCTGGACCCCGA GGTGACGCTGGAGCAGCTGGACATGATGGCCGTGATGGCTCTACTGGTCCCATTGGACCACCAGGAGTTGTTGGACCCATCGGTGCTCCAGGAGAGCGTGGAGCTCCGGGTAACAATGGTATGGATGGCCAACCTGGCAAACCTGGTAGAAATGGTGACAAAGGGCCCATCGGCACCCCAG GAATACCTGGCTTGGTTGGCATGCCAGGACCTGCGGGTAACGCTGGACCTAAAGGACCCCAAGGAGATAGAGGAGCACGTGGTGACATGGGACAGACCGGCTCTGTTGGTGAAGCAG GTCCACATGGTCCACCTGGGCCATTAGGTCCAGAAGGAGCCCCCGGAAATCAGGGAGAGGCTGGAGATAATGGTGATCCTGGTGACCGAGGTTTCCAAGGTGCTATTGGCCCACCTGGACAACCAGGACCTCAG GGACCAATGGGTGAACAAGGAGAAGTTGGACCTATGGGACTTCCTGGACCCCGTGGTTCTACCGGTTTAACTGGACAACCTGGTATGCCTGGCAGAACTGGAGTCATGGGACCTCAGGGCATGCCCGGAAAAACTGGAGATGTTGGTGATGATGGTCGTCGTGGTGGCACTGGTATATCTGGTCCTCCAGGAGTTCCAGGATCTGCTCCTTCCTTTTCTCCTCAGGTTATGATGAGCATGTTCAGAGGAGGATCTGGTTCCAAAGGCTATCAAATGGACGACAGCAATGTCTATAACAATGACGATGTCCTTGATATCGTCCAAACTGTAGAAG CCATGGCCAAACCAAAGGGAAGCAAAGACTCTCCAGCTAGAACATGCAAACACCTCGCCGAGGCCTACCCTGAGTTGAACGATGGTGAATACTGGATTGATCCTAACCTTGGCAACAG CAAGGACGCTCTTCTAGTCAACTGTAAGATATCCACTGGAGAGACTTGCATCATTCCTAAACCAACCACTATTCGCAGGGATCAACTATATAGAGAGGGCAGTGGACACATCTGGCTTTCAGAAATGAACCAGGGCTCTATC CTCACATACAAAATGGACAAAGTCCAACTGAACTTCCTTCAGCTGCTGAGTTCAGAGGCCACACAACAGCTAACTGTTGGCTGCTATAACACAATAAGCTACTTCACTAGTGACAACTCAACCTCAGAACAGGCAGTCAAATTCATGACTAATGATGACagggagttgtctcctcatggTAGCAGCAAATTCACCTACAATGTCATCTCAGACTCATGCCAG ACAAGAGATTCTTGGGGGCAGGCTGTATTCGAAATAAAGACCAAGAGATCGCAACGGCTTCCCATCATTGACTTTGCAACATACATAACAGCAGATATATCACAGCAGATCGAGCTGGGAGTTGGTGATGTTTGCTTCCACTAA